A window of Atribacteraceae bacterium genomic DNA:
GCGCCGGGGAGCCTACCTGATCAACCCTTCGCGGGGGGGGGTTGATCAGGTAGGAAGGCTATGGACGAGGCCCTTGGCCAGGGGCTGTTGGGAGGAGTGGCGTTAGGTGTCTTCTGGGAGGAGCCGACACCACCCGGCGACCCTCTGTTCAGACACCCCCGGGTTCTATCGTCTCCGCATATTGCCGGGGTTACCGACGTCTCCTATCGGGGGATTGCCGAGAAAGTGGCCAGCAATATCCAGATGGTGATGGCCGGTCGACTTCCCCATTACTGCGTTAACCCGGAAGTGGTGAAAGGTTGGCTTAGACCGGATAACGAGGGGTATTCACCGAAAAATTATGGTCAGGAGACCCAGGCCGCCGATGAGAAGGTTGGGGAGATTCCCCAGCGATGTGGGCCAGGACCCATGCCATCGGAGATTGTGCGCTGGGAAGCGGGTTTTCCGGATGATTCCCCATTCCTTCAGGAGCACTTCACAATCCGGGCAGGCGGAGAAAAAAGCGCCCCAGAGAGCAAGGGGACCGGGAGTCAACCAGCGCCAGATAAGATACCCGGCGAATAGGCCGAAAACCACGTCGGCGGCGGCCCAGCCGAGAGTTGGAGTATCCCGATGGGGAATCATATCAAGCAGGATATGGTTCCCCAATCCGGTGAGAGCCAACAAGGGGATGCTTTCGATTCTGGTAGCTAAAGCCAATCCGGTCAGAACATGAGTCGAAAACCACATCGGATGGGCCCCTGATTCCTTTTCGTTTTCCTGATGTCCCTCTCAGGCGATCCCCGCCGACAGGCAGGAGTCGAAGCATTCCTGAACATCCCGGACAACCTCCCGGGAAGCCGCCTCAAATATTTTGGGTAGAAAAAACTCCCCGTTATCCTGGGTCAGGTATCCCTGGAGACCCCGGAGAAAGGCAACCCGCAATATAGTGCTGAAATTGATTTTTCGTACTCCGGAACGGCAAGCCAGTTGCAGTTGTTCAACCGGCGTACCGCTCCCGCCGTGTAACACCAGGGGAATAGCCGTCCCTTCACGAATTTCCCGGACCCGCTGTATATTCAGGGTCGGAGATTCTCCGGAATAGAGACCGTGCCGGGTGCCGACCGCTACAGCCAGGCTGTCCACTCCGGTTTCCCGGACAAACTGGACCGCTTCTTCAGTCGTGGTGTAATAAGAATCACCCGATTCTTCGTTTTCCCAACTTTCGTCTCCCTCCAAACCTCCGACCCGTCCGATTTCTCCTTCGACCAATATATTGACGGTGTGGGCGACCTCGACGACTCGTCGAGTGAGACAAACATTCTCTTCGAAAGAATACCGGGACGCATCGATCATCACCGAAGAAAAACCGGATTGGATCGCTTCCACGATTTCCGGGTATTGGTGCGCATGGTCCAGATGGAGAGAAAAGGGAACCGTATAGCGAGCGCTTAGGGCCGAGAGGCTTGCGGACAGAGCCCGGATGTCTGTATACCGGTGTTCCACCGGGGCAACCTGGATCATGACCGGAGAACGGAGAGCCTCCGCCTTGCTCAATACCCACATCATGAATTCCAGGTGCGGGGTATTGAAAGCGGGGATGGCACAGTTATGTTTTTCGGCTAGGTCGATCAGTGTTCGCGATGTAACCAAGGGCAAGGCAATGGCTCCTCTCTAAAAATACAGGCTATAGTATTTAGCCGTTTAGGCTTTTGGGTAATACCAATGTAAATTTTTGTTTTACCTGAAAACCTACAATCTAACAACCGGTATTTCTATCTACCGCCTAACAACCGGCTATTCTTTTATCTCTATTAATAAAACTGTGATCGGTGAACGGTGATGGGTTGGAAGATTAGATTTCTTCACGGGGAGAGAGTGAGGATTTTTCGAGCCTCCTTGGGATGCTGGGCGATAAACACCAGCTCGTCGGCGACCAGGGGTTTCTGTTTTTCCACATTGGCGAAACGGACCAGTTCGAGTATCTCTCGGGCCTCATCTTCGTTCTGGAATTCGACCTCCAGGTTTTCATACACGTTCCGGAAACCCTTGATTCCACTGTATTCTCCGATCACGATCTGACGCCCGGTCTCGATCAGTTCCGGCTCTCCCCGTCCCAGTTCCTCGAAATCGTAGAGTTCGTAGTTCTTCCGGTCTTTGATCACGCCGTCGGCGTGAATGCCCGAGGCATGGGCAAAGGCATTGGCCCCCACCCCCGGCTGGGTGATGGGAATGGGAACCTTGAAGGCATAGGATGTGTATTTACTGGTTTTCCAGGCCGCCTTGAGGTTCACCGGCGGATTGATTGCGTACCGATTACCTTCCAGCCCATTGGAATACTGAATGGCAAGGATGATCGAAACCAGATCGGCATTGCCGGCCCGTTCACCGACGCCGTTGACGGTCGTATTGATGTAGGCGTCCACCCCGCCGTCAACCGCACCTTTAGCTCCGCTCACCGAGTTGGCCACCGCCATGCCCAGGTCATTGTGACAATGAATTTCGATCGGCATCTGGGTTTTTTCGGCGATTTCCGCAATTCGTTCGTAGATCGTAAACGGGCTGTCGTATCCCAGGGTATCGCAATAACGGAACCGTTCGGCCCCCGCTTCCTTGGCCGCCAGACAAAATTCGATGAGGAAAGACAGATCGGTTCGGGAAGCGTCCTCGGCGTTGACCCCCACTCCCAGGGCACCCAGGTTCCGGGCGGCCTTTGTCGCCTCGGTAGCCGAGCGGATGATTTCGTTCGGATCCAGTTTCCCATGAAACTTATACTGGAGCATCTGCTGAGACGTGGAGATGGACAGATTGAGGTAACGGATTTGGGGGACCAGTTGAAAAGCAAGCTCCACATCCTTGGTGATCGCCCTCATCCAGCCGCTCAGGCGGATGGGAGAAAGGAAGCCTTTTTCGGCCAATTGGAGATTGGCATTGAGATAGTTCGTTTCGTGCCGGGTGGTGGGAAAACCGAATTCGCTCTGAAAAACACCCATATTATTAAGAAAAAAGTTGATCATGGTTTTTTCGATTTTCGCCAGGCCGAGAAACGCGGTTTGCACTCCGTCCCGGTTAGTGACATCCAGCAGGTATATCGCCGGCATAACGACACCTCCTTACTTTAACACCTTTCTTTAGGTAAGATTACGTAAAAATTTGGTCAAGCGTTCCATACCCTTGTGGATGTTCTCTTCTGAGGTGGCATAGGAGAAACGCAAGTACCCTTCCATTCCAAACGCGCTTCCAGGAACACAGGCTATTTCTGCCTGTTCCAGGAGAATCTCCGTCAATCGTTGTGAGTTCCCGATCGGACCGCTTGCCCCCTGGAGAGCCAGGTAGGAGGAAAAATCGGTAAAGACGTAAAAGGCGCCTTGCGGAAGCGGAAAACGGACATCGGGCAGCCTGGATAAATAAGAGATCATAAGCTTCCGGCGGCGGTCAAACGCCGTCACCATGTCCTTAACGATCGAGTCCGGGCAATTGAGGGCGGCCAGGGCGGCGAACTGGCTGATGGAGGTCGGGTTGGAGGTCATATGATCCTGGAGCCTTCCCATGGCCTGGATGACTTCCCGGGGACCTGCGGCATAGCCGATTCGCCAGCCGGTCATGGCATAGGCTTTCGAAACACCGTTGACCACGACGGTTCTTTGTCGGGCTTCCGGGTTAAGAGCGGCAAAACAGGCGACTTCAACTCCATCATAGGTCAGGCTGTCATAGATTTCATCGGAGATGACCGTGAATTCGTGCCTGATGGCCAAATCGAGAATGCGCAAGAGCTCTTTCTCTGGCCAGACTACACCGCTGGGGTTGACCGGATTGTTCAGGACGAGCAGGGTGGTCCGGTCGGTAATGGCCTTTTCGATCGTCTCCGCCGAGACGGTCAAAGCTTCCGGATGGCAGTCCAGGATCACCGGTTTTCCTCCAGCCAGCTTGATCTGTTCCAGGTAGGTGACCCAGAACGGCCGGGGTAAGAGAACTTCGTCACCTGGTTCACAAAGAGTCATTATCGCGTTGTATAGGGAATGTTTGGCGCCACAGGAAACAATGATTTCCTGCGGGAGGTAATCGACGTTTTTTTTCTCCCGGAAATGGCGGCAAATGGCCTCTTTCAGTTCGAGGATGCCGCTGGTCGCCGTATACTTGGTCTCTCCCCGGTCGATGGCTTTTTGAGCGGCCTCCTTGATGAGCGTTGGGGTGTCGAAGTCCGGTTCACCGGCACTGAACGAAACAACATCGACCCCCGAACGTTTCAGTTCCCGGGCCCGCGCAGCGATCGCCAGTGTCGCCGATTCTTCGATTTCCCGGACCCGCTGGGTTATAGCCACAGCCGTTCCTCCTTTGTATCCTTCCCCCATTTTTTCCTGTCAGTCCTGCCGGAAATTTGTTCTTTTCTGCGGGGAGGAATTATGATACACTGAACCCGGTTTGCCAAAATATCCTGGAATTAAGAGGCGCCGTCTCTTTGGTCGGCCGGAGTATATTTGTATCTTTATAGAGGAGAGGATGGGAAAAGTCAAGAGATACAAATACAATCGGTGATCGATACCATCTGGATTCACACGGTGTCGCCCGACACCGGGGCCGGTGACGAGCATCCCAGGAATGAAAACTTTCCAATACCATCAGGAGGAGGGATAAGCCTTGAAAATTGGTGTATTCATGGTGTTACTGCAGAACCAGCCTTTCGACCAGGCGCTCGATTATGTCAAAAGCATCGGAGTTCAGGCGGTGGAGATTGGAACCGGCGGTTATCCGGGAAAGGCACACTGTGATCCAGAAAGGCTCTTGGCCGATGCGGGCATCTTCTCCCGTTTTCGTGATGCGGTTTTTTCCCGGGAGCTCGAACTCAGTGCTCTGAGTTGTCACGGAAACCCCGTACATCCTGATCCCGCGCTGGCCCAGGCCCACCATAAGGATTTCGAAAAAACGGTATTGCTGGCCGAGAAGCTCGGGGTCAAAACGGTGATCACCTTCTCCGGATGCCCGGGCGATTCGGAACAGGCAAAATACCCCAACTGGGTGACCTGTCCGTGGCCGAACGATTTTCAGGAGATCGTCAAATGGCAGTGGGAAAATAAAATCATTCCCTATTGGAAGGATGCTGCCCGGTTCGCCGGCGATCACGGTGTCCGGGTCGCCCTGGAAATGCACCCCGGTTTTTCCGTGTACAATCCGGAAACCCTTTTGTGTCTGCGCTTGGAAGCCGGTGAGGCAATCGGGGCCAACTTCGATCCCAGCCACCTGTTCTGGCAGGGTATGGATCCTATCCGGGCCCTGCGGCGACTGGAGGGAGCGATCTTTCATGTCCACGCCAAGGACACCAAGATCGACCCGATCAATAGTCTGGTCAACGGCAACCTGGATACCAAACCGTATACCGAAGAAATGCACCGGGCCTGGATTTTCCGGACCGTCGGCTACGGGCACGGCGCCGGCTTCTGGAAGGATTTGGTCAGCAACCTGCGTATCATAGGATATGAGGGAGCGCTGTCGATCGAACATGAAGACTCGTTGATGTCGGTGAAGGAAGGATTGGAAAAAGCGGTTGCGTTTTTGAGAAGCGTGGTGATCACCGAAGAACATGGTGAGGCTTGGTGGACTTAGAAAATTTTTCATTCAGTATACGCCGGTGGTCTCCCCCGCCACAGTATCGATATGGCACTCGGAAAGCCAATCGGTTATGGCTTCGATTCTGTGGTAAAGCAGCCGACCTTGCGCATGGGGTGATCGTCCGTCCCCCGATGCGGGGGAAGCGGTCACCCGATACATGGGTGGGGTGAAGCAGACGATTGGAAGGAATCGCGAGGTAAACGGAGTCATCGTCGCCAAGGAGATTAGCGAAAGCCTCCGCTATGTCGTGTCCATGGTTCCGAATGTCAATCTCTTTGAGCATGAGGTTGAGTTCCATTTCAAGCCAACCAAGGATATTCAATAGGGCGGTGGGGGGAGTCGGATAGCCCGCTTGAAAGCGATAGTGAGTCAGCGGCGAATATCAGAGGTCAGAATGATCTCGACAAAGAAGGGGTGCCGTGAACGAAAACAGGAGCATTTGAGCTCTTCGGTGCCTGCGCAGATGCAAGCAGGCAGGGGATTCTCATCAACTCCGACCACCGTTCAATGATCACAGTTTTATTCACCGGGAGGATATTATGGTCAAAGCTTCAGAATATGTTTGCCGGCTTCCCCGCTCCGGAATCCGGGAACTGATGGGTATGGCTTTGTGCATCCAGGGTGCGATTCACCTGGAAATGGGAGAACCGCACTTTTCCACCCCACCCTTCGTTATTGAACGCCTACAGGAATTCTTTAGCCGCGGGGAAGTCAAATATACTCCAACCATTGGCATTCCTTCTCTGCGGGAAGCGATTGTCAGGCAATTGAAGAGTGAAAAGGGATGGGAAACCGACTTGGAGCAGGTGATGATCCTTCCCGGTTCACTTTTTGGAACGGTGGTGGTTTTTCGGGCCATGCTGGAACCCGGTGACGATGTGCTGGTGCCCGATCCGGGATTCACCAACCACTTTTCTCAGGTGGAACTATGCGGTGGGCGGATCAACCGCTACTTTCTCCGCCAGGAAAATGACTATCTGCCTGATTTTTCCGAAATTCGAACCAGCATCACCCCCCGCACCCGGATCATTCTGGTCAATTCGCCCTCCAACCCTCTGGGGGTGGTCTTTCCGGCCCAGGTGATGGAAGAATTCGCCCGATTGTCCGAAGAATTCAATCTCCTGGTCGTTTCTGACGAGGCCTATGAACACTATGTCTATGAGGGAACCCACCAGCCGATGTTCAAATTCGTTCCCCCGGAACGGCTGGTCAGTATTTTTTCCTTTTCTAAGACCTATGCCTTGACTGGGTGGAGGGTGGCCTATATGGTGGTGCCGGTGCACCTGGCTTCACACCTGATGAAGGTCGAAGAATATCTTATCGCCTGCACCTCGCATATCGGTCAGAAGGCCGCCGAAGCCGCGCTGGACATGCCCCGGCAACTGGTTCTCCATATGGTGGCTTCCTATGACCACAACCGGCGCCTGGCCCTTCGGCTTCTCGACGAAGGCGGGTATACCTATTACCGGCCTCGGGGGGGGTACTATATCTGGATCGATATCCGGGAGTTTGGGATAAGTTCTCTGGAGTGGTGTAAGACCGTCCTACAGAAAACCTGTGTCGCCCTGGCCCCTGGCGATACTTTCGGTCAAGGCGGGGAAGGGTTTGCCCGTTTGTCTTTCTGCCGGCGGGAAGACGAGGTTACCGAAGGGGTCCGGCGGCTGGCGAAATTCCGCAGGGAGTGCCTTTCATGAACATACCGGTCGTAGCCCTCACGATGGGAGACCCAAACGGCATCGGGCCGGAAATCATCGTGAAAACCTTACGCTCCTGGGACTTCCCGGCGAAACCTCTGGTTATTGGTGACCGTATGGTGCTTCGGGAAGCGGAGCGTTTAACCGGACCGGCCATTTCCTGGGAAGAAGGGGATTGGAACAGAGAATCCCTGGCTCCAGCCTATATCGATATTTCCGATAAGACGCCGCACCTGTTGGAATGGGGGACCGTGCGGGCCTCGGCTGGGCTCTCTGCTTTCCAGTCCATTAAAAAAGCGATCGAACTGGCCCGGGAAGGACTGGTCGATGCGATTTCCACTGCGCCGATCAACAAGGAGGCTCTTCACCAAGCGGAGGTGCCCTTTATCGGACATACCGAAATATTCCAGGAACTGACCGGCAGCGACCGGGCATTGACCATGTTCCAGGTCAAAGACCTGCGGGTATTCTTTCTCACCCGTCATCTCTCTCTATCCCGAGCCATCGAGGAGGTCCGCCGTGAACCGGTGATCCGGTTTCTAAAAGACATGTACGGTTATCTACGCCGTTTGGGTCTGGCCGCACCCCGGATTGCCGTTGCGGCCCTCAACCCCCATGCCGGAGAAGGAGGGTTGATCGGTAGGGAAGAACAAGACGAGTTGGAGCCGGCTGTGGCGGAAGCCCGCCGCCACGGGATGGAGGTCAGCGGACCGTATCCCGCCGATTCGATTTTCTGGTTCGCTTACCAGGGGAAATACGACGCGGTACTCTCTCTTTATCATGACCAGGGGCATATCGCCACCAAGTGTATCGATTTTTACGGCACGGTCAGCGTAACCCTGGGACTGCCCTTCATCCGGACCTCTCCTGACCACGGAACGGCGTTTGATCTGGCGGGGAAGGGAACGGCCAACGAGCATAGCATGAAAGAAGCCTGCCGCTGGGCCAGCCGGTACGCCCTGAGTTACCGGGAGAGTCTTTAGCCGTCGACCAGTTCCCAAGTCCTTTTTCCGTATCGGCGCAGTCTTTCGTGGAAGATTTCGTTGAGAATTTCCCGGTTGATCGTATAGGGTAGAATTATCCGTTTATGAGGTTCGGGTAGAATCAGGTCAGAAAATTCCAGATCCTTCACTTTCCGGTTATAAGCATAAACCATTAGTTTTTCCAGGTTAACCGTGTCTTCCACGTTATAGGCGATGAGGGTTTCCAGGGCCTCGCCGCACCCTTCCTGGTATTTTTGCCAAAGCAACACGGCGGTGAAGCCATCCACTCCAGCCAGGTCTCCCCGGTCGATTCCGATGGCCTTTTCGCAGATCTTCAATCCTCCCGATAATCCGAGGCTTTTCAGGATAAAGCGTAAGTCGAGGTGCACTTGGGGTAGCCGTATATCCAGGTCTCTCTCTATGAACGGTATATCGAAACATTTGCCGTTGAAAGTAATGATGACCTGGTATTGCATGATGTCATTGGCAAAGTCCCCTAAATTGATTCCCTGTATGTAGATTTTTATTTTATAGCCGTCGAAGAGGGTGATTAGAGTGATACGATCATCCGGTGGGGGTATGCCGGTCGTTTCGATATCCAGAAAAACGGTTTTTTCCCGAAAATCGGGAAAGAGCCGCCAGCGGTAGAAATGACGGAGATTCGACCGAAAGAAGTGGATGTTCCCGTTTTCAAGGTGCTCCTGGGACCGGAGAAGGGCGCCTTCGGCTAGGCCGGTCAAGCCGCGGGGAAGACAAGCCTGGAAAGCGGTGTTCCACAGGGCGTCGGACCAGGAAAGGATCCCTTCCTTCCAGACTCGTTGTTCGATTTTGTCTCCAATACCGGGAATGTGACAAAATGTGCGCCGGAGCATGTATAGATTCCTTTCTCTACGTATTGTATGAGAAGTAGCGGTTCTCCGCAACGGGGGCAAGCGGTTTACCCGCGCCGGGTGGGGAAATGAAAGCCAAGGACTTGCCGGGGATGGTATACTTCCTTTTGAAAAACACCTGAAGAGAGGAGGAGATGCGCTTGAAAATCCGTCGAATCGGGATCCTCAGCGGGGGAGGGGATTGTCCGGGCATCAACGCGGTGATTCGGGGGGCCGTTAAGAAGGCCATTCTCGACTATGACCTGGAAGTGCTGGGAATTTTGAACGGCTTTGAGGGCTTGGTGGAAGGCAAGTGGCGTAAGTTGTTTTATAAGGATGTCTCGGGTATTCTCGCTTTGGGAGGGACCATTCTTGGTGCTTCGAACAAGGCTAACCCCTTCCGCTACCCGGTCCGGGAGGAGGGAAAAATCGTTTTTCATGACTACTCCCGGAAAGCGATTGATAATTATCACCAGATGGAGATCCAGGCTCTGATCTGTATTGGAGGCGACGGCACCTTCCAGATCAGCCGGGACTTGATGAACGCGGGTCTTTCAATCGTCGGCGTCCCCAAAACCATAGACAACGACCTTAACGGCACCGACCTTACCTTCGGGTTCGATACGGCGGTCCATGTGGTGACCGAAGCGATCGACCGCCTGCATACTACCGCTCAATCCCATCATCGGGTCATCGTGGTGGAGGTGATGGGACGATACGCCGGGTGGATCGCTCTATACGGCGGAATCGCCGGTGGGGGCGACGTGATCCTGATTCCCGAAATTCCCTATGATATAGATGCCGTCTGCCGGTTTATCAATCAGCGGATCGATGCGGGAAAAACCTTCAGTATCGTTGTGGTCGCCGAAGGAGCGCATCCCCGGGAGGGAGAGATGGTCGTCCGCCAGCGAGTCGAGGAAAGTCATGACCATATCCGCCTGGGCGGTGTGAGTATGCTGGTCAGCCGGGAAATCGAGGAACGGATTTCTCTCGAAACCAGGATGGTCATCTTGGGGCATCTCCAGCGGGGTGGCACCCCTACGGCCTTCGACCGGGTCTTGGCCACCCGCTTCGGTACCGCAGCGGCGGAAATAGCGGCCCATGGTCAATTCGGCTATTTCCCCGCCCTGGTGGGCTCAAGTATTGTGCCTTTGCCCCTGGCGCGGGGCATTGAAAAACTGAAGACTGTTCCTCTGGATTCCGAGTTCTTGTCTGTCGCTCGCTCCACCGGGATCTGCCTGGGGGAATGAGACATGGTGACTGATCTCACTCGGCGTCTGGAAACCGCTATCAGTGTAGCCCGGCAGTGTGGGGCCTTGCTGGTCGAGAAACAGGGACGCATTGGCCGCATCGAGGAGAAATCAAGTCCTATCGACCTGGTTACCGACGTCGATAAAAGCGTTCAGGAAATCATTTTTTCCGTTCTGCACGCTGAATTTCCCGGTGATGGGTTATGGGGGGAGGAAAGCGGATACCGGCTTGAGGATTTTTCCTCTACTTGGGTGGTGGATCCGATCGACGGGACCACCAATTTTATCCATGGACTTCCCGGATACACTGTGTCGATTGCCTACTACCGGGAGGGAAAGCCGGTGGTGGGAGTAATCGATTCACCGACGCATCGGGAAACCTTCTGGGCGCTGGAGAGAGGGGGTGCCTTTCTGAACGGTCGGCCAATCCAGGTGACCGGGGAGAAACGCCTTCACCGGGCGCTCCTGGGTACCGGTTTTCCGCATGACCAGAACCGTTGTGGGATCATGATGCCGGTATATTCCCGGATCCTTTGCCGCAGCCAGGCCCTGCGCGCCCTGGGGTCGGCTGCGCTGGGCGCCGCCTCGGTCGCGAGCGGGCGTCTGGAGGGATATTTCCAGCTGGGCATATCCTTTTACGACATCGCAGCTGGAGTTTGCCTGATCCAGGAAGCGGGAGGCGTGGTCAGTGAGTTGACCGGGGCCTCGTGGACGCCGGAAAGCCGGACGGTCCTGGCAAGTAATCGTGTTCTCCGGGAAGAACTGCTTGCTGAATTCAGTGCCTTTCGAGAACAAGCCTGGGAGTTGAACCGGATCGACCGGTTCGGAAGCATGGCGGAAAAACCGATTGAGAAACCGGTATCCACCCATCACTGATCACCAATCACCCATTACGATATTGAATCAGGAGGTAGGTAAATGGCCTTTCAGTACGGATTGTCGCAATTTATTTCTTTTCGGGACGTCGCGGTGTGTGAGCGGGTGCGTTCGATCAAAAAGGAGGAAATCACCCGACACGCCAACCCGGATTTTCACATTCGAGTGATCGAAGACCGGGAAGAATTTTATTTTGCCTTTGCTATGGATCTGGTGACCCGGATAGTGAAAGCCCGGGACGAGAACCGCAGGCTGGTGCTGATACTCCCGGTCGGACCTATGCCCCAGTATGCCTACGCGAGTACGATCATCAACGAACTCCGCATATCTCTCTCCCATCTCCATACGTTCAACATGGACGAGTATGCCGACGAGGCGGGCAACAGCGCTCCGGTCGATTGGCCGGGCTCTTTCCAGAAAGCGATGTGGGAAAACTTCTTTTACCGGATCGATCCCGAGTTCCGTCCCCCTGCCTCCCAGATACACTTCCCCACCAAAGAGGCCTTGCCTGATTATGGGAAAATGATTGATGATCTGGGAGGAGCCGATTGTTGTTACGGCGGTGTGGGCTGGTGCGCGCATATCGCCTTCTGGGAAGCCCACCTGGGTCACGAGTTCGGAGACGATTTGGAATCGTTCAAAAAGGCAGGTCCTCGCCTGGTGGAACTCCATCCCATGACCATCATGCAAAACGCCCTGCATTCCTTCAGTGGTGACTGGTCCTGGGTGCCGCCCAAAGCCAATACCATCGGACCGGCCCAGATCACCGGCGCCCGGAGTCGGAGTTTCTGGCTGGACGGCTATCTGGGCGGGGGCGTGAGCTGGCAACGTTTCATCGCCAGGCTGAGCGCTCATGGACCAGTGAACACGCTGGTTCCGGCCTCAATTCTCCAAACTCTTCCGGGAACCTATACCATTATGGGAGGCGTGGCCGATAACGTCGAAGTACAGATGGCCTGAGGGGGACAAACCGGCAATACGGATGCAGAACTTATCACCTTCCCGGGCCACACCGTCCTGGATAAGTTCCGCCACAGAGCTTGCCGGGGAAAATTGTAGTTTTATATCGGCAATGAAATCCATTGTTGGACACAGAGTGTCTCACCCGCTGAGAGAAAGGCAAGATCAAACGGAACATCGGTAAAGGGGGATGTCGCGTTGCTCGCCAGGGTTATGGGAGTGACCACCATTGGGATCGATGCCCGGCTGGTGGAGGTTGAAGTCGATGTCGGAACCGGTTTGCCGGCGTTCAATATTGTCGGTTTGCCGGATACCGCCGTGCAGGAGGCGCGTGAGCGGGTCCGCAGCGCGATTAAAAACAGTGGATTCACCTTTCCGGCCAGGAAAATCACGGTCAATCTCGCGCCGGCATCTCTGAAAAAAAGCGGAAGCGATTTCGATTTACCGATTGCCTGCGGAATTCTCTCGGCTACCGAACAAATCTCCATCAGTCCCGGGAAAAGGGTTTTCATGGGGGAATTATCCTTATCTGGGGAAATCAAGCCCGTGAAAGGGGTTTTACCGGTCGCGCACACCTTGGGAAAAGAGAGGGATGGTCATGCGCTATTTGTAAGCCGGGACAACGCCCGCGAAGGGGCGGTCGCCGGAGGGGTGGACGTTTACGGCTTCGGGACACTGGTGGAGTTGTGTGATGTTCTGGAAGGAAAAAGAGCGGTCGAACCGGTCCAGGTGGAGGTGGCGCGCTGGTTCACCCGGGTGGGTGAAGATGAGGAGGACCTCCGGGAGGTCAAGGGGCAGCGGCACGGGAAACGAGCGCTGGAGATAGCTGCGGCCGGCGGCCATCATCTCTTGTTTATCGGTGCCCCGGGATCCGGAAAAACCATGCTGGCCCGGCGACTTCCCTCGATTCTTCCTCTCCTTTCCCTGGAGGAGGCGATCGAAGTAACTAAAATCCATTCAGTCGGTGGCTATTTACATGATGACCGGCCGCTGGTTACTGTCCGCCCGGTGCGTTCTCCACACCATACCATTTCCGATGTGGCTCTGATTGGTGGGGGACAATGGCCGAGACCCGGCGAGATCAGCCTTGCGCACCACGGGGTGCTTTTTCTCGACGAGGTCCTGGAGTTTCGCCGAAACGTTCTCGAAGCGTTGCGGGAGCCCCTGGAGGAAGGGAGAATCACCATTTCCCGGGCTAACTCTCAAGCCACCTATCCGGCCCGTTTCATGCTGGTGCTTTCCTGTAATCCTTGTCCCTGTGGCTATCTGGGAGACAGCAAACGCCCTTGCACCTGTTCTTTCCCAGCTGTTGCGCGATACCGGGGGAAACTCTCCGGGCCGCTATTGGACCGGATTGACCTCCAGGTGGAAATTCCTCGCTTGGAGTATAGCGAAATCGCCTCGGAGAACCAGGAAGAGAGTTCCGAAACAGTTCGAAAGCGGGTGGAAAGAGCCCGAGCGATTCAGAACTCCCGTCTGAGGGAGCGCAGCATCAGGGTTAATGGAGACATGAAGGCCCGCCATGTGAAAACCCATTGTCGGTGTGACGACAAGGCGAAGAAGTTTCTGGAAAGAGCCATGGAAAATCTGGCCATGAGCGCCCGGGGATATCACCGGGTTTTGAAGGTCGCCCGGACGATCGCCGATCTGGCCGAGATGGAA
This region includes:
- a CDS encoding NAD(P)-dependent oxidoreductase encodes the protein MENLGELLREADYVFLCLPLQPETDRMIGYREFRAMRRGAYLINPSRGGVDQVGRLWTRPLARGCWEEWR
- a CDS encoding class II fructose-bisphosphate aldolase, encoding MPLVTSRTLIDLAEKHNCAIPAFNTPHLEFMMWVLSKAEALRSPVMIQVAPVEHRYTDIRALSASLSALSARYTVPFSLHLDHAHQYPEIVEAIQSGFSSVMIDASRYSFEENVCLTRRVVEVAHTVNILVEGEIGRVGGLEGDESWENEESGDSYYTTTEEAVQFVRETGVDSLAVAVGTRHGLYSGESPTLNIQRVREIREGTAIPLVLHGGSGTPVEQLQLACRSGVRKINFSTILRVAFLRGLQGYLTQDNGEFFLPKIFEAASREVVRDVQECFDSCLSAGIA
- a CDS encoding pyridoxal phosphate-dependent aminotransferase, translated to MAITQRVREIEESATLAIAARARELKRSGVDVVSFSAGEPDFDTPTLIKEAAQKAIDRGETKYTATSGILELKEAICRHFREKKNVDYLPQEIIVSCGAKHSLYNAIMTLCEPGDEVLLPRPFWVTYLEQIKLAGGKPVILDCHPEALTVSAETIEKAITDRTTLLVLNNPVNPSGVVWPEKELLRILDLAIRHEFTVISDEIYDSLTYDGVEVACFAALNPEARQRTVVVNGVSKAYAMTGWRIGYAAGPREVIQAMGRLQDHMTSNPTSISQFAALAALNCPDSIVKDMVTAFDRRRKLMISYLSRLPDVRFPLPQGAFYVFTDFSSYLALQGASGPIGNSQRLTEILLEQAEIACVPGSAFGMEGYLRFSYATSEENIHKGMERLTKFLRNLT
- a CDS encoding sugar phosphate isomerase/epimerase; the protein is MKIGVFMVLLQNQPFDQALDYVKSIGVQAVEIGTGGYPGKAHCDPERLLADAGIFSRFRDAVFSRELELSALSCHGNPVHPDPALAQAHHKDFEKTVLLAEKLGVKTVITFSGCPGDSEQAKYPNWVTCPWPNDFQEIVKWQWENKIIPYWKDAARFAGDHGVRVALEMHPGFSVYNPETLLCLRLEAGEAIGANFDPSHLFWQGMDPIRALRRLEGAIFHVHAKDTKIDPINSLVNGNLDTKPYTEEMHRAWIFRTVGYGHGAGFWKDLVSNLRIIGYEGALSIEHEDSLMSVKEGLEKAVAFLRSVVITEEHGEAWWT
- a CDS encoding pyridoxal phosphate-dependent aminotransferase, with amino-acid sequence MVKASEYVCRLPRSGIRELMGMALCIQGAIHLEMGEPHFSTPPFVIERLQEFFSRGEVKYTPTIGIPSLREAIVRQLKSEKGWETDLEQVMILPGSLFGTVVVFRAMLEPGDDVLVPDPGFTNHFSQVELCGGRINRYFLRQENDYLPDFSEIRTSITPRTRIILVNSPSNPLGVVFPAQVMEEFARLSEEFNLLVVSDEAYEHYVYEGTHQPMFKFVPPERLVSIFSFSKTYALTGWRVAYMVVPVHLASHLMKVEEYLIACTSHIGQKAAEAALDMPRQLVLHMVASYDHNRRLALRLLDEGGYTYYRPRGGYYIWIDIREFGISSLEWCKTVLQKTCVALAPGDTFGQGGEGFARLSFCRREDEVTEGVRRLAKFRRECLS
- the pdxA gene encoding 4-hydroxythreonine-4-phosphate dehydrogenase PdxA is translated as MNIPVVALTMGDPNGIGPEIIVKTLRSWDFPAKPLVIGDRMVLREAERLTGPAISWEEGDWNRESLAPAYIDISDKTPHLLEWGTVRASAGLSAFQSIKKAIELAREGLVDAISTAPINKEALHQAEVPFIGHTEIFQELTGSDRALTMFQVKDLRVFFLTRHLSLSRAIEEVRREPVIRFLKDMYGYLRRLGLAAPRIAVAALNPHAGEGGLIGREEQDELEPAVAEARRHGMEVSGPYPADSIFWFAYQGKYDAVLSLYHDQGHIATKCIDFYGTVSVTLGLPFIRTSPDHGTAFDLAGKGTANEHSMKEACRWASRYALSYRESL